A segment of the Pieris brassicae chromosome 10, ilPieBrab1.1, whole genome shotgun sequence genome:
GACAGATGCGGAAGTTTGTTCGCacttattgtattgtaattgtttaaaacaacttaattaaaatcgtCGTCTTCATTGTAAGAGCCATTGACAATGTACTGATTAATATTTAGGAGATTTAATGAGTTACAGCCTTTTGGTAGTGTCGCAAAGTATGAGTATGAAATATCCTAAGGATTCGAAAACTTCGTTCTAATTTTGCCGCAGCGCTTTCCATACATTTGGTATAAATTAATGCAATACAAAAGCAAACATAATCCATTTAAATAGCGCCTTTAAAATTCGTTCcgttttctatatattttaaccaacttttaaaaaattctgagtttttttattaaaaagaaaactttgtaaaattaaatcacgTAAATATTGGAcaatagttaattttatagaacatttaCGAGCTGTCAAACGCtagaaaatatttgacatATCTCAGTACATTGTCTATGGCTGTCGAAATGAATTTGTAAATCAATGTATAATTCATACAGTAAAACTAAGTCGTGTTTAAGCACAACAACGGTGTACGTACactaatgtaataattgtgaatataaagcaacaaaaaaatattaaaacgataaacctataattagttttttattatggcAACATTGAGATCACGGTATTGATGTaagttaaaaaactaaaaggaTCTTGAAAAGATCTAGTGTACTAATCTGGGATTCCATACAGTTATTGTTTTACGTCCTGCGAATTGAACcacctaaaaatatttgatcttTCAACTAATCATTGAAGGTACAGTTCCAGGTAGAAGACCTGGCCGCAGACACACGTCTTGGTTAATCTTCGGCAAAGGTTTGGTCATAGCATCCAGTCATTTTTCAGAAGCGCGGCAATAAAAGTGGTCAAGATGATCGCCAACTTCCGTAAATAGTTGGTAATATAAGAAATTGGACCTTTGgctaaataaatgaaaagacTGGATAACCTAtctttttaaagatttttttagtttcaaaaGATCCTTGTAGCTTTTTCTTGCAATGGccaagtattttaaataacctaTGTTAGAGTGCAGAGCTTTAGTTCgagttattttactttaaatattgtgtaagaagaccaaatatatataaaaaccacTAGAACTAAATAAACGTACACTTCCCGGTGTTGGCTTAACAGTATATTtagaggatttttttttaaatttttgggttaacatacttataaaataatatttaatattgacaaTCGATTGTGTAACTTACTTAACTGTCTCCTTTATATAAcatcattttgttttttctgcTGTTTCGCATAGCCAAGAAACTCAAATGCAACGATTTTTTGGATTCATAACCTGAAGTTCATCgacagaaaatatataaccAAAACGTCAAATTACTATACACCATATTTTATTcggtaaaagtttaattatttattataatatttaatttaatcataaacgtcaaatgtttttattttatttgtctaaTGCTTGAGCATAGAATGGCAACACTGATTTGATTTCCTAggctatatgaataaatttgttttgaagtGAGATGATTATTCAAGTTTACAACAATCGATGTCAAAAAGTTGTCAAATATGATCGCAAGTGTCCAAGTATCTCTGGAAGACAAAGTCAAAATGTTCGCGCTTCGTGCTCGCAGCTTCGTGGAGCTGATTTTTCCTGGAAAGAATCGTCAAATCACTACAAATATGACTTCAAGATTGTAACTATTCATAAATTTCTTTCTCTGCCATTGATTATCCTAAATgcacacacacatacatagGTACGCCATATACTGGAATTTTTTCTGCCTTTTATCTTGTTACATCCAAGAGGTGGAACtcttaaatctttttttcCATTGGAACTCCTGTCTACCGTTTTCGTAAGTTTGTAATATGAGAAAttcataaactttttatttatggtctatgatttttttaacaaatataaaaacaatgaaagaCATTTGTGActcgaaacaattattgttttatccGAAATCAAATCGAATACGCCATGAACGAACGTAATATTCACGAAGTTTTATAACCGCTGTTACTCACTTGTAATACTCCTCGCACTCTTCCATAGTCACGTCACTGCTGATAACACGAGACCCAAAACCACTGTAGTAGGTAATGTAGCGTTGCTGcgaacagttttttttaaatattatggcaatagttttaacaaaTTAGTTTACATTTGTCGCTGTCACAAATATCAatcacagaaaaaaaaattataaatcttgATACGGGTCTgtgaaatcattttatttttaaatgttttcacAGCGCTCAAGACATGATTATTACATATCTATGGTAAGAGTTAAGTTCGTTTTCTACTAACCTGAACATGTTTCGAAAATATCTGTTCAGCTACAATATTGGCTGCAATTCGCAATCCCTTGGCGATGGTGTCAATGTATTTAACGTAACAAACAACCAAGTCTCGTAATTCTGTATCGCGAGGTACCGATACCTTTAAGTTGATACCGCCCGGTGGGATGCAATTCTAGAacgtaagaaatattttaaagaaataaaatagcaACGGAAATTATTTGCTTAAGTCTTCCtaagaaaaaaggtttcagacACTAGTAAGAGATTCAGAACGAAGTGAGATTTACTAAACCACGTTTCTAAATCTTACCCTAAGATAAATACGCTATAGCTTTTAATAAAggtaagaataaataataataaacccaAATGTCATAAgtcaatttgttattttttactgtagtttttaatttagtaccattttaacaaaacgttacgttatttttttttaattattctagaatGACGTCATATGAATTAAAAGCAACAGACAGCCATAAATACCTGATCAATGATACTTTTCATCATCAGCGTGACATTCTTATTATTTGACATATCGAACTGATTTGACCCTGACACGCCGCCCAGCATATTGtatctgaaaatatatttaattaaaatagtaaactGAAAGAATTTATAATGGAATGCtaaataaacacataatttaagaaattatcaaataattaatctttttGGATTGAAAATATTAGAGAAAAATATAAGCAAAAATTTGACCATACAGACGATAGGTTTATTACCAAAAGAATGTAATTAaacttatgtttaaattatacttacaCGTTGGCCATATACATGTGGTGTCCCGGCGGAGAACAAACCTTGTACTGCCGATCCAGGCCGTAGTTCTTCAGAAAGTACAAGCAACTCGTTATATCCcacatgtaataattaataatttctttcaaTTTTCTCTCACAATATGGCATTATCAACAATTGTATTTTGGAATTCAAACGGTCCTTATATTCTGcagttatttttagtaatttcacaaataatttcaattctCTGGCAACATCGGACTGGAATATTGCGTCGTAGCCCTCTCGGTGTGGCCATATCATGAAACATTCGCCATTTAAACGATGTGTTACTTCGAGGCATTTTTTAATCTGTGACGCCGATTGTGCGAATACATTGGCGTCGTTGTTTGTGATTGCTCCCGTTGTGTAGCTGtagaaatattacataataattagcaatatttatttaaacatataaaagatattttttagcAACCATAGCTCGGTATGTTACGTTTACCGAGCGTTACcatcattattatttctgcttgttatgttaattatttttaagggtTTCGCCGGGAATCGAAGCTATCATTTctattggttttatttataaattactaatttagATGTCgacaatttgtaaaaaataaattttacttttagtaCCTGTTATAAGTCACAACATACGctcgaaaattatttaattcaattttttcattaaaaaaataagttactaaatttttttttccgaATATTTCGTAAACGactaatttctaaatataatacaaacatataatatttatatatcttaccGTGAATGCATCTGCAGATCAGGCGCCAACCAGAGCAACTTAACATGGTATCTTTGGCTCAACTCGTGAACATATTCCACAATATCATCCCAGTTGGTTTTATTCTCATCCCAACTGTCCGCTATCTGTAGCAAATCGGAGTCCAAAGCTGTCCAGTACTTGATACCGAGTTTCGCACAAAAATCGAAGAAGGCTCTTATGCATCGCTTGTAGTTGTCAATAGAATGGGAATTGTCATCCCAGGGTCGGTGGTTGCTGATTTTCGGGTATTCGGCACCTACAGTTTAATATACCCAAGTAGTAACATTAGTGGTTTATGCTATTAGTGTAGGCCCTGCGTTTAGAAACATAATAGATTCACAGACTGACTAATAAAACAAGGTGCACAGTGCTCTATTCTCGAGTAACTTTGGTCGAGTGGGAAGCATGCTTGATCACAGGTCATGAGTTTCAAACCGGgtgatgtattttaaataactttctaAGTAGtcttagagcagtgttggcctagtggcttcagcgtgcgattctcatgcctgaggtcgtaggctGTAgatcgatccctggctgtgcaccaatggattttctttctatgtgcgcatttaacataagctcgaacggtgaaggaaaacatcgtgaggaaaccggattgccttagaaccaaaaagtcgacggcgtatgtcaggcacagaaggctgatcacctacttgcctattcgattaaaaaaaatgttcataaaacagatacagaaatctgaggcccagacctaaaaaaggttgtagcgccattgattttgttttctaaGTAAGGAATTAACGTAAATTGAAAAACCCTGAACTCCTTTGCTACCCTGAAGCCTCCAGACCTCTAAATCCTGCACTGTGACTACTAGAGTAGACTATAATAGTAACCTCAGGGACTGGAATTTGAACTTACTGGCATTCCTAAATTCAGTGAGTGATAGGCTGTATTTGAGCCAGTCCTCCATTGTCTTAGCGTGCACGCGCTCCGTTGCGTTGTAGTATCGATAATTCAATGTGTCGGTCGCAGACGCAGCATTGTTGTACTCAATTTTTTCTattcctttaaatatatagtttttattatgagAGCACATGTTTTGAGACAATCTTAAATGTAggtaaattgaatataaaaaaatataatattttataaatactatgaAATGTGGCTTCAACTGTATAAGGATAGAGGGATCTTTACGTAATGTATTAAAGTCAAAactcatttattcatataggtaacacaatgtacacttatgaacgtcaaaaatatactaattttttaaatatactaatttactgctagttctcaaataaagggcgtagaacggaagagaagaactggcaataaactctccgccactctttttcatagtttttttggcaaaagtaaaaatatactacGAAAAATTAAACCTACCATGAAAATAGTCTCCTGCATCAGCTCTTTCCTTCACCTTCTGCCGCTTTCCACCAGGTTGACTGTACGTAGTCATTTCGATACTAACCATGCACCATACTTGGCGgtaaatcttatataatatCCTTTGAATAGAACTGCCCAGTTGTAACGATCGCATTACGCTTTGTTCTAAACTTGTTTGGGTAAAGTGATACGTTTGAAATACAAGAACAAACAGTTTAGTATTTCTATGAAAGTCTTTCAACCGACTTTAGAAAAGTCAACGGTTTACAATTCGATGAGTATTGTAAACCGTTGACTTTAGTGTCTGATTCCCATTTATAGAAACTAATccattctaaatatattttattaccacTTTTAAgtccataatatatatttattttaacaacaaTTACCCACATGCGTGACCTATTATAGGTAATAGTTCAATTCTCTTAGTCAGGTTGGCAACACTTCGATAAAAATCTCTTTgaaaaacaatcaaaataaaataaacattcatagtgaaataatttattctataaGAATATCCACAACAATCGTAACAAAACCGCGGCAAATATCACCAGAAGCGGTATAGGTAGCTTGTAAGGTGTCTCCCGAAGACCTGAGACCTGTCCCTTCTTCATCGGCTTCACGAGACCTGGCATCGTCGGTTTATCAATCGGTTCTCCCATCATGGAGAATTTGGTGGCACTGACAATTTTGACATTTAGCATTTTGCCCATATATCTCTGCTCTTTGGGTACCAGAACCTGTTCATAGAACTCGTTGTGGGCCACGAAGTAATTTTTATCGTGGGACACGTCTGTGACTAACACCTGTTGGGTTTCTCCAATTTTGTGGCCGTAGGGCTCGTACGATCGGAAGAATTCCGACAGAGCTTTCGTACGTTTCTTGACTTCTTGGCCTGGGACCTGGAAGGGGGTATCCGATCAGGCTTGCAGGCCACAGTAGTTGTATAAACTCAGAAAAACTAGACGAACAATTTAACAAATCGTGGACTAATGGAACGTaactttgaatatattattttccaaaataattttCGTATAACTTATGAAATTCTTAAAACTAAAAGTTTGTTGAGTACAATGTTCCGCAGGTTTATGTGTGATTGTAAGGttgttttactatttattaccgAAACAACGCAGAATATACACCACACGCTTTTAATAAAAGGGTTTTTGGACATTCTTAATACATGTACCCATACATGAAACATAGCGTACATAAGTTGCTTTTATTAGgctaatataaactatattatgaATCATATGAGTATGAATCATATTATaacgtaaaattaaatgtcattACTAGCAAAATTATCATGATTGTGACTTTATTGCGAAGTTCAGATGTATTTCAAAACAAGTAATATTGTATCAGAATTGTGGTACCTACCTTTCGCATATTGGCAGCGGGCGTTCCAGCTCTTGGAAAGAACTGGTTGATGAAGAGCGACGGGAACTTGTACTGACGACACAGAGACATCGTGTCTTCGAAGTCTTTCTCCGTTTCCGTCGGGAATCCGCAAATTATATCCGTCGCTATTGTCATTCCAGGGAccctaaaattatt
Coding sequences within it:
- the LOC123715830 gene encoding xylose isomerase-like; its protein translation is MRSLQLGSSIQRILYKIYRQVWCMVSIEMTTYSQPGGKRQKVKERADAGDYFHGIEKIEYNNAASATDTLNYRYYNATERVHAKTMEDWLKYSLSLTEFRNASAEYPKISNHRPWDDNSHSIDNYKRCIRAFFDFCAKLGIKYWTALDSDLLQIADSWDENKTNWDDIVEYVHELSQRYHVKLLWLAPDLQMHSRYTTGAITNNDANVFAQSASQIKKCLEVTHRLNGECFMIWPHREGYDAIFQSDVARELKLFVKLLKITAEYKDRLNSKIQLLIMPYCERKLKEIINYYMWDITSCLYFLKNYGLDRQYKVCSPPGHHMYMANVYNMLGGVSGSNQFDMSNNKNVTLMMKSIIDQNCIPPGGINLKVSVPRDTELRDLVVCYVKYIDTIAKGLRIAANIVAEQIFSKHVQQRYITYYSGFGSRVISSDVTMEECEEYYKKNQLHEAASTKREHFDFVFQRYLDTCDHI